A section of the bacterium SCSIO 12696 genome encodes:
- a CDS encoding flagellar hook-length control protein FliK, whose amino-acid sequence MNTTQLVPLPTTGKTTSTPSATVSGDAVAASDQSSFSAHLKQVGQGHDGQPLNPERGLQSPEYQGAEGQSGAINQELLPDFAAGDGARHVLEGLVSGLTDVDSATDRGLGANDVAALQQLSEQLSSGEEVVLSAASNLPQATALSSVIGVQSLAPLPGTVLPLGGESLPSLNANALGQASIVSSLPLAAQPVSGVNTPQTAELQTVLTQQLPPAVNADGNLLAARHVEGAGNVEGLVDSLRASALPGSSDIGGATSAGQSGLATFTVSASGASAASLTGDSNTGRPVVSINTPINQPGWAQEVGSRLQILAERGNQRAEIRLNPPELGAVEVKVMNEGDRTNVTFFAQNAATRDALEAALPRLREMFGENGLQLADANVSQQQTMAGEREADQRNGGSEFSTTDTAPEEVVGPAVVRAVNGLVDTYI is encoded by the coding sequence ATGAATACGACCCAATTGGTACCATTGCCAACTACTGGAAAAACGACTTCGACGCCCTCAGCTACTGTAAGCGGCGATGCCGTGGCCGCTAGTGATCAAAGCTCGTTTTCCGCCCATCTGAAACAGGTGGGCCAAGGCCATGACGGACAGCCCTTGAACCCAGAGCGTGGACTGCAAAGCCCCGAATATCAAGGTGCTGAGGGGCAGAGTGGGGCGATTAACCAGGAACTGCTACCTGATTTTGCGGCAGGGGATGGGGCCCGTCACGTCCTTGAAGGGTTGGTTTCTGGTTTAACGGATGTAGACAGTGCAACAGACAGGGGTTTGGGAGCCAATGATGTAGCGGCTTTGCAGCAGTTGAGCGAGCAATTGTCTTCCGGTGAAGAGGTTGTGCTTTCTGCTGCTAGCAACCTGCCTCAGGCTACGGCGTTATCTTCGGTGATCGGCGTGCAATCATTGGCTCCTTTGCCAGGCACAGTTTTGCCGCTCGGCGGCGAGAGTTTGCCGTCGCTTAATGCCAATGCGCTTGGCCAGGCTTCAATCGTATCGTCGCTGCCCTTGGCGGCTCAGCCAGTGAGTGGAGTCAACACTCCTCAAACCGCTGAGCTACAAACAGTATTGACTCAACAGTTACCGCCTGCGGTGAATGCGGATGGCAATCTGTTAGCTGCACGCCATGTTGAGGGGGCGGGTAATGTCGAGGGCTTGGTTGATAGTTTGCGAGCGTCTGCGCTGCCAGGTAGTTCTGATATTGGTGGCGCTACCAGCGCTGGCCAAAGTGGTTTGGCGACTTTTACGGTGTCGGCTTCTGGTGCCTCAGCGGCTTCTTTAACTGGGGACAGCAATACCGGCCGCCCGGTTGTTTCCATTAATACGCCGATCAACCAACCCGGTTGGGCTCAAGAGGTAGGCAGCCGCCTACAAATACTGGCTGAGCGTGGCAATCAGCGAGCAGAGATACGCCTTAATCCACCGGAGCTGGGTGCCGTTGAAGTGAAAGTAATGAACGAAGGTGATCGTACTAACGTCACCTTCTTCGCTCAGAATGCAGCTACTCGTGATGCCCTTGAGGCGGCATTGCCGAGGTTGCGGGAGATGTTTGGTGAAAATGGCCTCCAGCTTGCGGATGCCAATGTGTCCCAACAGCAAACCATGGCTGGTGAGCGAGAAGCTGACCAGCGCAATGGTGGTAGCGAATTTTCCACAACTGATACGGCACCAGAAGAAGTTGTGGGGCCAGCGGTTGTACGAGCGGTGAATGGTTTAGTGGATACCTATATTTGA
- a CDS encoding biotin carboxylase: MKKLRSLSDIYQYFLDLQEPIYFVSGTPFNVLGLGQQVPSLRYISYFDCFDGHHYRVFSPNSNDNPEFTCMEDVVNYLLENKEVEGFVDRTGNGLMLTVMFDEETEKLAKALGLKIALPPAELRTHIDSKIVTTKLGEEANVPSVPNTMGTADTYEELNALSESAGIGTDLVVQTPYGDSGRTTFFIKSEEDWDKYSEDIIGEQLKVMKRIDNISGTVEGVATRNGTLVGPIMMEVVGHSKLTPYKGGWSGNENDPNFFEQERRDEIISMVQRLGDRLYKEGYRGTFCMDFLIDTATGEAYLGEINPRISGASPMTNLVTQKYGGVPMLFFHLLEYLDVDWELDLSTIQSRWMDYGCWSTLVIKNTDDNVEIITQAPSSGIWRYDEGDITFLRRSWDWSNVSSYKQGFYLRVLGAGEYVYKGADLGILLLRGRAQNDDGSLTSRVKGWIAAIRDQYQTTPPAGDAQIPEPKQKGLLYKIN, encoded by the coding sequence GTGAAAAAATTGCGTTCCCTTTCTGATATTTATCAGTACTTTCTGGACCTTCAAGAGCCGATTTACTTCGTTTCTGGCACACCCTTTAATGTGCTTGGTCTGGGTCAGCAAGTGCCGTCGCTGCGCTATATCAGCTACTTCGACTGCTTTGATGGCCACCACTACCGGGTGTTCTCTCCGAACAGCAATGACAACCCGGAATTCACTTGCATGGAAGATGTGGTGAACTACTTGCTGGAGAACAAAGAAGTAGAGGGCTTTGTGGATCGCACTGGCAACGGCTTGATGCTGACGGTGATGTTCGATGAAGAAACCGAGAAGCTGGCTAAAGCATTGGGCCTGAAAATTGCCCTGCCGCCCGCTGAGTTGCGTACCCACATCGACTCCAAGATTGTTACCACCAAGCTGGGTGAAGAGGCCAATGTGCCCAGTGTGCCCAACACCATGGGTACCGCCGACACCTATGAAGAGCTGAATGCTCTGTCCGAGAGTGCCGGTATTGGCACCGACTTGGTTGTGCAAACGCCCTACGGTGACTCTGGTCGTACCACCTTCTTTATCAAGAGTGAGGAAGACTGGGACAAGTACAGTGAAGACATCATTGGCGAGCAGCTGAAGGTGATGAAGCGTATCGACAACATCTCCGGTACGGTGGAAGGTGTTGCCACTCGCAACGGCACCTTGGTAGGTCCGATCATGATGGAAGTGGTGGGTCACAGCAAACTGACCCCCTACAAAGGCGGTTGGAGCGGTAACGAAAACGACCCCAATTTCTTTGAGCAAGAGCGCCGTGATGAAATTATCAGCATGGTGCAGCGCCTGGGTGATCGCCTCTATAAAGAAGGCTACCGCGGTACCTTCTGCATGGACTTCCTGATTGACACTGCCACGGGCGAAGCCTACCTGGGTGAGATCAACCCACGTATCTCCGGTGCTTCCCCAATGACCAACTTGGTGACCCAGAAGTACGGTGGTGTGCCCATGTTGTTCTTCCACCTGCTGGAATACCTGGATGTAGACTGGGAGCTGGATTTGAGCACGATTCAGTCCCGTTGGATGGACTACGGTTGCTGGAGTACTCTGGTGATCAAAAACACCGACGACAACGTTGAGATCATTACCCAGGCTCCTTCCAGTGGTATTTGGCGCTACGACGAAGGCGATATTACCTTCCTACGTCGCTCTTGGGACTGGAGTAATGTGTCCAGTTATAAGCAGGGTTTCTACCTGCGAGTGTTAGGTGCCGGTGAGTACGTATATAAAGGTGCTGACTTGGGTATTCTGCTGCTGCGCGGCCGTGCCCAGAATGACGATGGTAGCCTGACCAGCCGCGTTAAAGGTTGGATCGCCGCTATCCGCGATCAATACCAGACCACACCGCCGGCAGGGGACGCGCAAATTCCTGAGCCGAAGCAAAAAGGCTTGTTGTATAAAATCAACTAA
- a CDS encoding aminotransferase class I/II-fold pyridoxal phosphate-dependent enzyme: MPVTKSLRTYTTLGFYHKFSQLRSDSWSRLKEQLRRLLDDRANETEKRVARRGVIALMRLLERIEDYTAFPSKKDFNYLQTLYNTKDFRKLNQVVKRIDAALTSDAYRTREIDLEGQPDKNNPRDDWQGRPHNHKGYFEVLVVDDFASADHEEQVRAEHLDLRSENDDFIYDLVTVRSFEDALIAVMINPNIQTCIIRYGYSLRSTHNYDIFQHYLLDADEAELRQMSDTELGIKLAENINRLRPEIDLYMVAGSASEEVAGQSSLFRRVFYREPGNVEQHSSLLRAVYQRYETPFFSALMTYARKPTGVFHALPISRGQSMRKSHWMDDFSSFYGANIFLAETSATSGGLDSLLQPKGPMKEAQEMAARAYGARETYFVTNGTSTANKIVVQGLVRPGDVVLVDRDCHKSHHYAMVMMGTQVSYLDSYPLNEYSMYGAVPLRTIKERLLQYKRSGRLDQVKMLILTNCTFDGVVYNVQRVMEECLAIKPDLIFLWDEAWFGFARFNPSYRARTGMYSADKLRNKYRTEEYRKQYEAQQTELEACDPEDDSAWLDRQLLPDPDKVRIRVYSTQSTHKTLTSLRQGSMIHIYDQDFRLRAKSSFDEAYMTHTSTSPNYQILASLDAGRRQVELEGYELVHQQVETAMTLREQVYSNPLLSRNFKVLVNRDMVPEEYRVSGVESYYEKETGWSRMEDAWENDEFVIDPTRVTLMIGRTGVDGDTFKNKYLMDKYNIQINKTSRNTVLFMTNIGTERSSVTHLIEVLVKIAKEIEQNQEEFSGAEQRVHEKKVEALTSNPPPLPDFSYFHRTFRPQGEDGTPDGLIRTPYFLSYDEDNCEYFRYDNGEIQREMATGRELVSAGFVTPYPPGFPILVPGQVVSAEIIDFLLALDVTEIHGYRPELGLKVFAPKIVNG; this comes from the coding sequence ATGCCTGTTACAAAAAGCTTGAGAACCTATACCACACTGGGGTTCTACCACAAATTTTCTCAGCTTCGCAGTGACTCCTGGAGTCGACTCAAAGAACAACTAAGACGTTTGTTGGATGATCGGGCCAACGAAACCGAAAAGCGTGTCGCCCGTCGAGGTGTTATTGCCCTGATGAGGCTGCTGGAGCGCATTGAGGATTACACCGCATTCCCCTCCAAAAAAGATTTCAATTACCTGCAGACGCTTTACAACACCAAAGATTTTCGCAAGTTGAACCAAGTGGTTAAGCGTATTGATGCGGCGTTGACCTCAGATGCTTACCGCACTCGCGAAATTGACTTGGAAGGCCAGCCCGACAAAAACAACCCCCGTGATGATTGGCAGGGGCGCCCCCACAATCACAAAGGCTACTTTGAAGTACTGGTGGTGGATGATTTTGCCTCTGCTGACCACGAAGAGCAGGTGCGCGCTGAACACCTGGATCTGCGCAGTGAAAACGACGACTTTATCTACGACCTAGTCACTGTGCGCAGCTTTGAAGACGCTCTGATCGCGGTGATGATCAACCCTAATATTCAAACTTGTATTATCCGTTACGGCTATTCCCTGCGTTCTACCCACAACTACGATATCTTCCAACACTACCTGTTGGATGCGGATGAAGCTGAGTTGCGGCAGATGTCTGATACCGAACTGGGTATCAAACTGGCTGAGAACATCAATCGCCTGCGCCCGGAGATCGACCTCTATATGGTGGCGGGCAGCGCCTCTGAAGAAGTGGCAGGCCAATCCAGTTTGTTCCGTCGTGTGTTCTACCGCGAACCAGGTAATGTGGAACAGCACTCCAGTTTACTGCGTGCTGTTTACCAGCGTTACGAAACACCGTTCTTCTCGGCGTTGATGACTTACGCCCGCAAGCCCACCGGTGTGTTTCACGCATTGCCTATTTCCCGCGGTCAGTCCATGCGTAAGTCCCACTGGATGGACGATTTTTCCAGCTTTTACGGGGCCAATATCTTCCTGGCAGAAACCTCTGCCACCAGCGGTGGCCTGGACTCCCTGTTGCAGCCCAAAGGGCCCATGAAAGAAGCCCAGGAAATGGCGGCGCGCGCTTACGGTGCCCGGGAAACCTACTTTGTCACCAACGGCACCTCCACCGCCAACAAAATTGTGGTGCAGGGACTGGTGCGCCCCGGCGATGTGGTGCTGGTGGATCGGGATTGTCACAAGTCTCACCACTACGCCATGGTGATGATGGGCACTCAGGTGTCTTATCTGGATTCCTATCCGCTCAATGAGTACTCCATGTATGGCGCTGTGCCCCTGCGCACCATCAAAGAACGCCTGTTGCAGTACAAGCGTTCTGGTCGCCTCGATCAGGTAAAAATGCTGATTCTCACCAACTGTACCTTTGACGGTGTGGTGTACAACGTGCAGCGGGTGATGGAAGAGTGTTTGGCCATTAAGCCTGATTTGATTTTCCTGTGGGATGAAGCCTGGTTTGGCTTTGCCCGCTTTAACCCGTCTTATCGAGCTCGCACCGGCATGTACTCCGCGGATAAGCTGCGCAACAAATACCGTACTGAGGAGTATCGCAAACAGTACGAAGCGCAGCAGACAGAACTGGAAGCCTGCGACCCGGAAGACGACTCTGCCTGGCTGGATCGCCAGCTGTTGCCGGATCCCGACAAGGTTCGTATTCGGGTGTACTCCACTCAGTCCACACACAAAACCCTGACGTCACTGCGTCAAGGTTCCATGATCCATATTTACGATCAGGACTTCCGCCTGCGGGCCAAGTCGTCTTTCGACGAAGCCTATATGACACACACCTCTACCTCGCCCAACTATCAGATTCTGGCATCTTTGGATGCCGGTCGCCGCCAGGTGGAGCTGGAAGGTTACGAGCTGGTGCACCAGCAGGTGGAAACCGCCATGACTCTGCGTGAGCAGGTATACAGCAATCCGCTGTTGTCGCGTAACTTCAAGGTTCTGGTTAACCGGGACATGGTGCCTGAAGAGTACCGAGTATCTGGCGTAGAAAGTTACTACGAGAAGGAAACCGGCTGGAGCCGCATGGAAGACGCCTGGGAGAACGACGAATTTGTGATTGACCCCACTCGGGTAACGTTGATGATTGGTCGAACGGGTGTCGACGGCGATACCTTTAAAAACAAGTACTTGATGGATAAATACAATATCCAGATCAATAAAACCTCGCGCAATACTGTGCTGTTTATGACCAATATTGGTACTGAGCGCAGTTCGGTGACCCACTTGATCGAAGTGCTGGTAAAAATCGCCAAAGAAATCGAGCAAAACCAGGAAGAATTTTCCGGTGCGGAGCAGCGGGTGCACGAGAAAAAAGTAGAGGCACTCACCAGCAATCCGCCGCCGCTGCCCGATTTCAGCTATTTCCACCGTACCTTCCGCCCCCAGGGGGAGGACGGTACCCCAGATGGCCTAATTCGCACCCCATATTTCCTCAGTTATGATGAAGATAATTGCGAATATTTCCGTTACGATAACGGGGAAATCCAGCGGGAGATGGCCACTGGACGAGAATTGGTTTCTGCCGGTTTCGTCACCCCATATCCGCCTGGATTCCCGATCTTGGTACCGGGGCAAGTCGTCAGTGCAGAAATTATCGATTTCCTTCTCGCGCTGGATGTAACCGAAATTCACGGTTATCGTCCAGAGCTGGGATTGAAAGTATTTGCCCCAAAAATTGTTAACGGTTAG
- a CDS encoding CoA transferase — MSKRPLDGIRVIELGQLLAGPFTGLMLAYFGAEVIKVEPPKGGDPIRGWRETDTDASGTTTSYWWRSLGRNKKCITLDLKSDKGRELTHQLIDGADVVIENFRPGTMEKWGLGPDVFKPSNPGLIYTRISGYGQTGPYSHKPGFASACEAISGFRYVNGHPGEAPVRPNLSIGDTISGMHAAMGVLLAIIERQRNDGTGQVVDVALYESMFNLLEAVIPEYSGAGVIREPSGSTLTGIVPTNTYRCSDGKFVVIGGNGDSIFQRLMTTAKRPDMAVDPRFADNAGRVQHEPEIDQALSDWCGKHSSQQILDLLEQARVPCGPIYNVEDMFNDPHFQDRGLFERVEINGKPLDIPAILPRLAKTPGATQWAGPEIGSHNQAVFGDLLGLSESELAELKEQNVI, encoded by the coding sequence ATGTCCAAACGCCCTCTTGACGGCATTCGCGTGATCGAACTGGGTCAGCTGCTGGCTGGCCCTTTTACTGGCTTGATGCTCGCCTACTTTGGCGCCGAAGTCATCAAGGTGGAACCCCCTAAAGGTGGCGACCCGATACGGGGCTGGCGCGAAACGGATACAGACGCAAGTGGTACTACCACCTCCTACTGGTGGCGCAGCCTGGGGCGCAATAAAAAGTGCATTACTCTGGACTTAAAATCCGATAAGGGCCGCGAGCTGACCCACCAGCTGATTGATGGCGCCGACGTGGTGATCGAGAACTTTCGACCGGGCACCATGGAAAAGTGGGGGCTGGGGCCAGATGTGTTCAAGCCATCTAACCCCGGCCTGATATACACCCGCATTTCTGGATACGGCCAGACTGGCCCCTATTCCCACAAACCGGGTTTTGCCTCTGCCTGCGAAGCCATCAGCGGTTTTCGCTACGTAAACGGCCACCCCGGTGAAGCGCCGGTACGCCCCAACCTGTCTATTGGCGACACCATTTCCGGCATGCACGCCGCCATGGGAGTTCTATTGGCCATTATCGAGCGCCAGCGCAACGACGGCACTGGCCAGGTAGTGGACGTGGCCCTCTACGAATCCATGTTCAACCTATTGGAAGCAGTGATCCCGGAGTACTCCGGTGCCGGGGTGATTCGCGAGCCATCCGGCTCCACCCTTACCGGTATCGTGCCCACCAATACTTACCGTTGCAGCGACGGCAAATTTGTGGTGATTGGTGGCAACGGCGATTCCATCTTCCAACGTCTGATGACCACCGCAAAACGACCAGATATGGCCGTCGATCCACGCTTTGCTGACAACGCCGGGCGAGTACAGCACGAACCGGAAATCGACCAGGCGCTGTCAGACTGGTGCGGCAAACACAGTAGTCAACAGATTCTCGATCTGCTGGAACAAGCACGAGTGCCCTGCGGCCCCATCTACAATGTGGAGGATATGTTCAACGACCCCCACTTTCAGGATCGCGGCCTGTTTGAGCGGGTAGAAATCAACGGCAAGCCCCTGGATATTCCCGCCATACTGCCGCGGCTAGCAAAAACACCCGGCGCTACCCAGTGGGCCGGGCCAGAAATCGGCAGCCATAACCAGGCGGTGTTTGGCGATCTGCTGGGTCTGTCAGAATCTGAGTTGGCGGAACTGAAAGAACAGAATGTTATTTAG
- a CDS encoding HupE/UreJ family protein: MLFSRLFAAAALTLLILPCVAHEIDPEVLLSEHYQLMVDYRGGIGIHFGMPDTMAPDDGGLEFNTQRNSLPVADIVPLYLRLGFTHILPLGLDHVLFVLGLFFLNRRLKPLLWQVTAFTLAHTLTLGMAAAGLLEFNIRWVEALIALSICYVAIENLATDKLQPWRPLVVFIFGLLHGIGFASVLSDIGLPDGEFFPALISFNVGVELGQLTVIALAWLLLLKWMDAPWYRQRIVMPACSLIALTGFWWFIERTLF, translated from the coding sequence ATGTTATTTAGCCGACTGTTCGCTGCAGCAGCATTAACCCTGTTAATACTTCCCTGCGTCGCCCATGAAATAGACCCGGAAGTGCTGCTCAGCGAACACTATCAGTTGATGGTGGATTATCGGGGCGGCATCGGCATTCATTTTGGCATGCCGGATACCATGGCGCCGGACGACGGCGGCCTGGAGTTCAATACCCAACGTAACTCCCTGCCTGTTGCTGATATTGTGCCGCTGTATCTGCGCCTGGGCTTTACCCATATCCTGCCCTTGGGGCTGGATCACGTACTCTTTGTGCTCGGTTTATTTTTCCTCAACCGGCGCTTGAAGCCGCTGTTATGGCAAGTAACCGCCTTTACCCTGGCCCATACCCTCACACTGGGGATGGCCGCTGCCGGGCTGCTTGAATTTAATATTCGCTGGGTAGAAGCACTGATCGCCCTATCGATCTGTTACGTGGCCATAGAAAACCTGGCCACCGACAAATTACAGCCCTGGCGGCCGTTAGTGGTGTTCATTTTTGGGCTGCTGCACGGCATTGGCTTTGCGTCGGTATTGAGCGATATTGGCCTGCCGGATGGCGAGTTTTTTCCGGCACTGATCAGTTTTAACGTCGGTGTGGAACTGGGTCAGCTGACAGTGATTGCGCTCGCCTGGCTACTGTTGCTGAAGTGGATGGATGCCCCATGGTACCGCCAGCGAATTGTAATGCCCGCTTGCAGCCTGATCGCCCTCACCGGTTTTTGGTGGTTTATTGAGAGAACATTGTTTTAA
- a CDS encoding M3 family metallopeptidase, whose translation MALGAILAGCSDSSTTTQGETSETSQVVTGNPFFSDWGTPFEAPDFARIEHQHYLPAFEQGITDHKAEIDAVKNNPDAPTFDNTVVALERTGKLLTKVSRVFYNLTSANTNEDMQALARELSPMLSAHSDDIALNEKLFQRVKAVYEQRDSLNLDREQHRLLDKTYKDFVRGGANLNEQDKETLRKLNSELSLLSLKFGENLLKENKAFKLVIDNSADLNGLPDGVIQGAADAAKAADMDGKWLFTLDKPSMIPFLKYAKNRKLREQIYTGYITRGDQGNASDNNDIVARMASLRSQKAKLLGYATHADFILENNMAKNPEGVYGLLNKLWTPALATAKRERDEMQAIIDAEGGNFKLASWDWWYYAEKLRKAKYDLDESQVRPYFQLENVVDGVFYVANQLWGIQVKPIDNIPTYHKDVRTYELSDKDGNHIGIFYADYFPRDSKRGGAWMNSLRIQSNLDSDFVHPLILNVGNFTPPVGDDPALLSFDDVNTLFHEFGHALHGFLSQARYPSLAGTATPRDYVEFPAQMLEHWANQPEVLKKFALHYKTGEPIPDDLVAKIKKMGTFNQGFATTEYLAASLLDMAWHTIENDVTDTRAFEKQVLEEQFGLIPEVISRYRSTYFAHIFAGGYSAGYYAYIWSEVLDSDGFEAFKETSLFDQETAQRLLKNVYQAGGTDDPMELYKRFRGREPEIGPLLKRRGFSE comes from the coding sequence ATGGCGCTTGGTGCCATCTTAGCTGGCTGTAGCGATTCATCGACAACCACACAAGGCGAAACATCGGAAACATCACAGGTGGTCACAGGAAATCCATTTTTCAGTGACTGGGGTACACCCTTCGAAGCACCGGACTTCGCCCGCATTGAACACCAGCACTATCTTCCCGCTTTTGAACAAGGCATTACCGATCACAAAGCAGAAATCGACGCGGTAAAGAACAACCCCGATGCCCCTACCTTCGACAACACCGTGGTTGCTCTGGAGCGCACTGGCAAGTTACTCACCAAGGTCAGCCGCGTGTTCTATAACCTGACCTCTGCCAACACCAACGAAGATATGCAGGCGTTGGCAAGAGAGCTGTCACCAATGCTGAGCGCCCATTCAGACGATATTGCCCTGAATGAAAAACTGTTCCAGCGGGTAAAAGCGGTTTATGAGCAACGGGACAGCCTCAATCTGGATCGAGAACAGCATCGTTTGCTGGATAAAACCTACAAGGATTTTGTTCGCGGTGGTGCCAACCTGAACGAACAAGACAAAGAAACCCTGCGCAAGCTCAATAGCGAATTGTCTTTGCTGTCGCTGAAGTTTGGTGAAAACCTGCTCAAGGAAAACAAAGCGTTCAAACTGGTGATCGACAACTCCGCGGATTTGAATGGCTTGCCGGACGGGGTTATCCAGGGCGCAGCGGACGCGGCAAAAGCCGCAGATATGGACGGTAAGTGGCTGTTCACCCTGGACAAGCCCAGCATGATTCCATTTTTGAAGTACGCCAAAAACCGCAAGCTGCGTGAACAAATTTACACCGGCTACATCACCCGCGGCGACCAGGGCAACGCCAGCGATAACAACGACATTGTCGCCCGCATGGCCAGTTTGCGTTCGCAAAAAGCCAAGCTATTGGGGTACGCCACCCACGCGGATTTTATTCTCGAAAATAACATGGCCAAAAACCCAGAAGGAGTCTATGGCCTGCTCAATAAACTCTGGACTCCCGCGCTGGCCACCGCCAAGAGAGAGCGGGATGAAATGCAGGCAATTATCGACGCCGAAGGCGGCAATTTTAAATTAGCGTCCTGGGACTGGTGGTACTACGCAGAAAAATTGCGCAAGGCCAAATACGATCTGGACGAATCTCAGGTGCGCCCCTACTTTCAACTAGAAAATGTGGTCGATGGGGTTTTCTACGTAGCCAACCAGCTGTGGGGTATTCAGGTAAAACCCATCGATAACATTCCCACCTACCACAAAGATGTTCGCACTTACGAATTAAGCGATAAAGACGGCAACCACATCGGTATTTTCTACGCCGACTACTTCCCCCGTGACAGCAAGCGCGGTGGCGCCTGGATGAACAGCCTGCGCATTCAGTCCAACCTGGACAGCGACTTTGTTCACCCACTGATTCTGAACGTGGGCAACTTTACGCCACCGGTGGGGGACGATCCGGCGCTGTTGTCGTTCGACGACGTCAACACCCTGTTCCACGAATTTGGCCATGCCTTACACGGCTTTTTGTCTCAGGCTCGCTACCCCAGCCTGGCGGGCACCGCCACTCCCAGGGATTATGTGGAGTTCCCGGCACAAATGCTGGAGCACTGGGCCAATCAGCCGGAAGTACTGAAAAAATTCGCTTTACATTACAAAACCGGCGAACCGATTCCCGACGATCTGGTGGCCAAAATCAAAAAGATGGGTACCTTTAATCAGGGCTTTGCCACCACTGAATACCTGGCAGCATCGCTACTGGATATGGCTTGGCACACCATTGAAAACGACGTGACTGATACCCGCGCCTTTGAAAAACAGGTACTAGAAGAACAATTTGGTTTGATTCCGGAGGTGATTTCCCGCTATCGCAGCACCTACTTCGCCCATATTTTCGCCGGCGGCTACTCTGCAGGTTACTACGCCTATATTTGGTCAGAGGTATTAGATAGCGATGGCTTTGAAGCCTTTAAAGAAACCTCTTTGTTTGATCAGGAAACAGCACAACGGCTGCTGAAAAATGTGTATCAGGCTGGTGGCACCGACGACCCCATGGAACTGTACAAACGCTTTCGTGGCCGAGAGCCGGAAATTGGCCCGCTGTTGAAGCGGCGCGGTTTTAGTGAGTAA
- a CDS encoding isoprenylcysteine carboxylmethyltransferase family protein has protein sequence MRALLMIYSISCYLAGVAALVFLILFVADYPVLITINHASVYAPQLPPLSAALWNTLLLLVWGIQHSVMADPGFKKRWTRCIPVAAERSTYVLTVAIVTVGVILLWCPMPQMLWKTGGSVLGYTLTGIYWAGWLVVLISTFLINHWHLFGLQQAYQQARQIPSKACTFVTPLFYKIVRHPMMTGVLIALWAAPDMSWGRLLFALVMTGYVYMGTKHEEKTLVMELGDRYTGYCKATPMLFPKLGKK, from the coding sequence ATGCGCGCTTTGCTTATGATCTACAGCATTTCATGCTATCTGGCTGGTGTGGCTGCACTGGTATTTCTGATTCTGTTTGTAGCGGACTACCCAGTTTTAATAACCATTAACCACGCCTCTGTCTATGCGCCGCAGTTGCCGCCACTGAGCGCCGCGCTGTGGAATACATTGTTACTGCTGGTGTGGGGCATCCAGCACAGCGTGATGGCAGATCCGGGATTTAAAAAGCGCTGGACTCGTTGTATTCCCGTTGCTGCGGAACGCAGCACCTATGTACTGACCGTGGCCATTGTTACCGTTGGGGTTATTTTACTGTGGTGCCCAATGCCACAAATGCTCTGGAAAACCGGCGGCTCCGTACTCGGGTATACATTGACGGGCATTTACTGGGCAGGTTGGCTGGTCGTGCTGATCTCCACGTTTCTGATCAATCACTGGCACCTGTTTGGCCTGCAACAGGCCTACCAGCAGGCGCGCCAAATCCCTTCCAAAGCATGCACGTTTGTCACCCCACTGTTCTACAAGATAGTGCGGCACCCAATGATGACCGGTGTATTAATTGCCCTATGGGCAGCACCGGATATGAGCTGGGGTCGTTTGCTGTTCGCCCTGGTAATGACTGGCTATGTGTATATGGGCACAAAGCACGAGGAAAAAACCCTGGTTATGGAGCTGGGCGACCGATACACCGGCTATTGCAAAGCAACCCCGATGCTGTTTCCAAAACTTGGTAAAAAATAG